The Arvicanthis niloticus isolate mArvNil1 chromosome 2, mArvNil1.pat.X, whole genome shotgun sequence genome includes a window with the following:
- the Duoxa2 gene encoding dual oxidase maturation factor 2: MTAWDGVLPFYPQPRHAAGFSVPLIIVIVVFLSLAASFLFILPGIRGHSRWFWLVRVLLSLFIGAEIVAVHFSGDWFVGRVWTNTSYKAFSASRVHVHVALHVGLVGVNITLKGTPTQQLNETIDYNERFTWRLDEDYTKEYVRALEKGLPDPVLYLAEKFTPSSPCGLYHQYHLAGHYAAATLWVAFCFWIIANALLSMPAPLYGGLALLTTSAFTLFAVFAFASISSVPLCHFRLGSGVLKPHYGASFWVTLATGILSLLLGGAVVILHYTRPSALRTFLDQSVKDCSDQAKGNSPLILNNPHHEQFRTPDLNITTIL; the protein is encoded by the exons ATGACTGCGTGGGACGGGGTGCTCCCCTTTTACCCCCAGCCCAGGCATGCCGCCGGCTTCAGCGTACCGCTGATCATTGTTATCGTGGTATTCTTGTCCTTGGCTGCTAGTTTCCTGTTCATTTTGCCTGGAATCCGTGGGCACTCG CGCTGGTTCTGGTTGGTGAGAGTTCTTCTTAGCCTGTTCATAGGTGCAGAAATTGTGG CCGTGCACTTCAGTGGAGACTGGTTCGTGGGGAGAGTGTGGACCAATACATCTTACAAAGCCTTCAGTGCATCCCGTGTTCACGTTCATGTTGCTCTGCACGTGGGGCTGGTGGGCGTTAATATTACACTCAAAG GAACACCAACGCAGCAGCTGAACGAGACCATTGACTACAACGAGCGTTTCACTTGGCGTCTGGACGAAGACTACACCAAAGAGTACGTCCGTGCCCTGGAGAAGGGACTGCCAGACCCAGTGTTATACCTGGCAGAGAAGTTCACACCGAGCAGTCCTTGCGGGCTGTACCACCAATATCACCTGGCGGGTCACTATGCCGCGGCAACACTGTG GGTGGCGTTCTGCTTCTGGATCATTGCCAATGCGCTGCTCTCCATGCCCGCCCCGCTCTACGGAGGCCTGGCTCTGCTCACTACCAGTGCCTTCACGCTCTTCGCCGTCTTCGCCTTCGCCTCCATCTCCAGCGTGCCGCTCTGCCACTTCCGCCTGGGCTCTGGCGTCCTCAAGCCTCACTACGGCGCCTCCTTCTGGGTCACGCTGGCCACCG GCATCCTGAGCCTCCTCCTCGGAGGGGCGGTGGTGATTCTCCACTACACTCGGCCCAGCGCCCTTCGCACGTTTCTGGATCAAAGTGTCAAAGACTGTAGCGATCAGGCTAAAGGAAACTCACCTCTCATCCTCAACAACCCGCATCACGAACAGTTTAGGACTCCAGACTTAAATATTACGACTATTCTGTGA
- the Duoxa1 gene encoding dual oxidase maturation factor 1, with protein sequence MAVLGHTLPFYTGPKPTFPMDTTLAVIITIFLTALVTFIIILPGIRGRTRLFWLLRVVTSLFIGAVILAVNFSSEWSVGQVNTNTTYKAFSPKWVIVDVGLQIGLGGVNITLTGTPVQQLNETINYNEEFTWRLGKNYAEEYTKALEKGLPDPVLYLAEKFTPQSPCGLYNQYRLAGHYASAMLWVAFLFWLLANVMLSMPVLVYGGHMLLATGLFQLLALLFFSVTTSLISPCPLHLGTAVLDTHHGPAFWLTLGTGLLCILLGLVMAVAQRIQPHRLKAFFNQSSEDPMLEWGSEEGGLLSPHYRSIAESPETQDIPMSKVSSETCFKEEHLKESDCSL encoded by the exons ATGGCTGTTCTTGGACACACACTGCCCTTCTACACTGGCCCCAAGCCAACCTTTCCAATGGACACTACTTTGGCTGTTATTATCACCATCTTCCTGACTGCACTGGTCACCTTCATCATCATCCTGCCTGGCATCCGTGGGAGGACG AGGCTGTTCTGGCTGCTACGAGTGGTGACCAGCTTATTCATCGGGGCTGTGATTCTGG CTGTGAACTTCAGTTCTGAGTGGTCTGTGGGACAAGTCAACACCAACACAACATACAAAGCCTTCAGTCCCAAGTGGGTCATCGTGGATGTGGGGCTGCAGATTGGCCTTGGAGGAGTCAACATCACCCTCACAG GGACCCCAGTGCAGCAGCTGAATGAAACCATCAACTACAACGAGGAGTTCACGTGGCGCCTGGGCAAGAACTATGCAGAGGAGTACACAAAGGCCCTGGAGAAGGGCCTTCCAGACCCGGTGCTATACCTGGCTGAGAAGTTCACCCCTCAAAGCCCATGTGGCCTGTATAACCAATACCGCCTGGCAGGGCACTATGCCTCAGCTATGCTATG GGTGGCATTCCTCTTCTGGCTGCTGGCCAATGTGATGTTGTCTATGCCAGTGCTGGTTTATGGTGGCCACATGCTGCTAGCCACTGGCCTCTTCCAGCTGTTGGCACTGCTCTTCTTCTCCGTGACCACGTCACTCATATCGCCCTGTCCCTTGCACTTGGGCACTGCTGTGCTGGACACTCACCACGGACCTGCTTTCTGGCTCACGTTAGGCACAG GACTGCTGTGTATTCTGCTTGGCCTGGTCATGGCCGTGGCCCAAAGGATACAACCTCATAGACTGAAGGCTTTCTTCAACCAGAGTTCAGAAGACCCCATGCTGGAGTGGGGTTCTGAAGAAGGGGGACTCTTGAGTCCCCACTACCGGTCCATAGCTGAGAGTCCTGAGACCCAGGATATCCCCATGTCAAAGGTTTCCTCTGAGACATGTTTTAAGGAGGAACACCTCAAAGAGTCTGACTGTTCCCTGTAA